A window from Plodia interpunctella isolate USDA-ARS_2022_Savannah chromosome 2, ilPloInte3.2, whole genome shotgun sequence encodes these proteins:
- the LOC128674451 gene encoding potassium/sodium hyperpolarization-activated cyclic nucleotide-gated channel 4-like has protein sequence MSLNQKYGRHVCMLPVEARQFELPPVSSNCCKSVLGKLRELTMPVMWHHGSTRFIRSNKSMNKERCRQVAAGNWFVWHPYSPIKFFWDCFLMTLNFAVFLYMPLQVFYECPNPYDPIILVSDVFAFLFVISKFITGYDDETTKKVVLEPRKIIHNYLFGSFIFDLIGALPLQLITFYENCTYPTHTTMFLFKLLRASALQKQRRNLLQQLDLSYITAEAAGVLIRTVLFFHWVTYIHYQVPVICAQHHDRKGDYFEWLNSVGNKESVFTKYVINLYNVACLCIGAGYTKRNFENKIPKLLLTSSIGLIGLMYFTYTFTAIIRLIVYLRLEPYLYSGRLKALESYMTLKRLPKFLQHKINLFLNYKFSKNYFNEAAIMDTINEQIKQDINMYCCKKHVVNVPLFQDMPPALINSIIFNLSPILFMPGQVIVKYGTIEGAIYLIFTGTVAVMDAKGREVAHLRDGAYFGEHTLLDPETPHTVTIIALEITEIFHLSYKSFQLCLQPYPHVKRRLDDLTAANIISRSFRK, from the exons ATGTCATTGAACCAAAAATATGGTCGTCATGTGTGCATGTTGCCGGTGGAGGCGCGGCAGTTCGAGCTGCCGCCGGTCTCCTCGAACTGCTGCAAGTCCGTGCTGGGCAAGCTGCGTGAGTTGACCATGCCGGTGATGTGGCATCATGGCTCCACGAGATTTAtcag gTCAAACAAGAGCATGAACAAGGAGCGTTGCCGCCAGGTAGCGGCCGGCAACTGGTTCGTGTGGCATCCGTACAGCCCCATCAAGTTCTTTTGGGACTGCTTCTTGATGACTCTCAACTTCGCCGTCTTTCTTTATATGCCACTGCAAGTGTTTTatgaat GTCCGAACCCATACGACCCTATCATACTCGTCAGCGACGTGTTCGCGTTCCTCTTCGTCATCAGCAAGTTCATCACCGGTTACGACGACGAAACTACCAAGAAGGTCGTCCTCGAACCGCGCAAAATCATCCACAACTACCTTTTCGGCAGTTTCATCTTCGACCTAATCGGCGCCTTGCCGCTACAGCTCATAACGTTCTACGAAAACTGCACATACCCTACCCACACGACAATGTTTCTCTTCAAACTGTTGAGGGCTAGCGCCCTTCAGAAACAACGGAGAAACTTACTTCAGCAACTCGACCTGTCCTACATCACAGCAGAGGCTGCTGGCGTTTTAATACGTACAGTTTTGTTCTTCCACTGGGTGACCTACATTCATTACCAAGTGCCAGTAATCTGCGCTCAACACCACGACCGTAAAGGAGATTACTTCGAATGGCTGAACAGTGTTGGCAACAAAGAAAGCGTATTCACCAAATACGTTATCAATTTATACAACGTTGCATGCCTCTGCATAGGAGCGGGATACACGAAACGAAACTTCGAGAATAAAATCCCGAAATTGCTTCTGACTTCTAGCATTGGTTTGATCGGACTGATGTATTTCACTTATACTTTCACAGCGATAATTCGTTTGATCGTTTATTTGAGGTTGGAGCCGTATTTGTACAGTGGGCGATTGAAGGCATTAGAATCGTATATGACATTGAAACGATTGCCGAAATTTCTTCAGCACaagataaatttgtttttgaactACAAATTCTCGAAGAACTACTTCAATGAAGCGGCTATAATGGACACGATAAATGAGCAGATAAAGCAGGACATAAACATGTACTGTTGCAAGAAACACGTGGTTAATGTGCCGCTGTTTCAAGATATGCCGCCTGCGCTGATCAATTCTATCATATTCAACTTATCTCCGATACTGTTCATGCCCGGCCAG GTAATTGTTAAATACGGCACTATCGAGGGTGCCATTTATCTAATTTTCACGGGGACCGTTGCGGTCATGGACGCCAAAGGACGGGAG GTAGCACATCTGCGCGACGGGGCATATTTCGGCGAGCACACACTACTCGACCCCGAAACTCCCCACACGGTCACAATCATAGCGCTCGAAATAACGGAAATATTCCA TCTAAGCTACAAATCGTTCCAGCTATGTCTACAGCCGTACCCTCACGTGAAACGTCGATTAGACGATCTTACGGCGGCTAATATAATTTCTCGCTCATTCAGAAAGTGA